A genomic window from Halomonas sp. LR3S48 includes:
- a CDS encoding cobyrinic acid a,c-diamide synthase translates to MLGFLQGFAYGLFVTCLPWCLVGLANPRLAVATDNPNRFQVLFRYCLLVPFISTVLWLTSLWGGFGPSLGGWLAGLVAVGVSLPVERGWRRWRARRHQRRLQERLAVESERRRAEQERAARETGVAELDPARPPVGADELVLSLCRAKQGLLDVKRADLASQVDRFYTRYAHVMELLAARFDRSELAFERSRGLITEVCLGAVDTFTSMAAQARGVMGLDGDYVRRRLEQEGARLSVEERIALKRRLELIEETDRRLRRLVARNESALTLLDDTAVALARVETGRPQATLATDRALEELRRFIEGAERYSRHERR, encoded by the coding sequence ATGCTGGGATTCTTGCAGGGATTCGCTTACGGGCTCTTCGTCACCTGTCTGCCATGGTGTCTGGTTGGGCTGGCCAATCCGCGGCTGGCGGTAGCCACCGATAACCCCAATCGTTTCCAGGTGCTGTTTCGCTACTGCCTGCTGGTGCCCTTCATCAGCACGGTACTGTGGCTGACGTCGCTGTGGGGTGGCTTCGGACCGAGCCTGGGCGGTTGGCTCGCCGGTCTGGTGGCGGTGGGCGTATCGTTGCCCGTGGAACGTGGCTGGCGCCGCTGGCGTGCTCGGCGGCATCAACGCCGGTTGCAGGAGCGGCTGGCGGTCGAAAGCGAGCGGCGGCGCGCCGAGCAGGAACGTGCCGCGCGCGAAACCGGCGTGGCCGAGCTGGACCCGGCCCGGCCGCCGGTGGGTGCCGACGAGCTGGTGCTGTCGCTGTGCCGGGCCAAGCAAGGCCTGCTCGACGTGAAGCGTGCCGACCTGGCGAGCCAGGTCGATCGCTTCTACACCCGCTATGCCCACGTGATGGAGCTGTTGGCGGCCCGCTTCGACCGCAGCGAGCTGGCCTTCGAGCGCTCCCGCGGACTGATCACCGAGGTCTGCCTCGGTGCGGTGGATACCTTCACCTCCATGGCGGCCCAGGCGCGTGGCGTGATGGGGCTGGACGGCGACTATGTGCGCCGGCGCCTGGAGCAGGAGGGTGCTCGTTTGTCCGTCGAGGAGCGGATTGCGCTCAAACGCCGGCTCGAGCTGATCGAGGAAACCGACCGCCGCCTGCGTCGCCTGGTCGCGCGCAACGAGTCGGCTCTGACCCTGCTCGACGATACGGCGGTGGCTCTCGCCCGGGTCGAGACGGGACGTCCTCAGGCCACGCTTGCCACCGACCGGGCGCTCGAGGAACTGCGACGCTTCATCGAAGGAGCGGAACGCTACAGTCGCCATGAGCGCCGTTGA
- a CDS encoding toxic anion resistance protein yields the protein MNQSSERGSPLSLPPVEQIASELEEVAPEPMDSEEVVINDPELEQLADSFVDEVLASEGAALERQRRAVDEMGLELQQQAAHHSEMLQAPLRKLAHQGDEGGPVAKALIDLRGHMQDLDPHQHRLSAGPFDRLLARIPGAGSRVQRYFRKFENAQQALDAIIADLEAGRDMLRRDNITLSDDQENLRQLLGRLQRQVDLGRLIDRRLVQALERLGDAHPQRAFIEEELLFPLRQRIVDLQQQQAVSQQGVLALEVIIRNNRELIRGVDRAIHVTVSALTVAVAVALALANQRLVLDRVESLNTTTSEMIAGTARTLRQQGVEIQTRAASAQLDMQALEQAFDDVLGAIDDLSHYRQEALPQLDAQIDRLAQLARRGGNAIDRLQRGNEIQSSDSEEKEPPSQHEP from the coding sequence ATGAACCAGTCGTCCGAACGTGGCTCGCCGCTCTCGCTGCCACCGGTGGAGCAGATCGCCAGTGAGCTCGAAGAGGTCGCCCCCGAGCCGATGGATAGTGAAGAGGTCGTGATAAATGACCCGGAGCTCGAGCAGTTGGCGGACTCCTTCGTCGACGAGGTGCTGGCCAGCGAAGGCGCCGCCCTCGAGCGCCAGCGGCGTGCGGTGGATGAGATGGGCCTCGAGTTGCAGCAACAGGCGGCGCATCACAGCGAGATGTTGCAGGCACCGCTGCGCAAGCTGGCCCATCAGGGCGACGAGGGCGGCCCGGTGGCCAAGGCGCTGATCGATCTGCGCGGGCACATGCAGGATCTCGACCCGCACCAGCATCGCCTGTCAGCGGGGCCGTTCGACCGCCTGCTGGCGCGCATTCCCGGCGCCGGCAGCCGCGTGCAGCGCTACTTCCGCAAGTTCGAGAATGCCCAGCAGGCGCTGGATGCCATCATCGCCGACCTGGAAGCGGGGCGCGACATGCTGCGTCGCGACAACATAACGCTCAGCGATGACCAGGAGAACCTGCGCCAACTGCTGGGACGGCTGCAGCGCCAGGTCGACCTGGGTCGGCTGATCGACCGTCGCCTGGTGCAGGCACTGGAACGGCTCGGCGACGCGCATCCGCAGCGCGCCTTCATCGAGGAGGAGCTGCTCTTCCCGCTGCGCCAGCGCATCGTCGACCTTCAGCAGCAGCAGGCAGTCAGCCAGCAGGGCGTGCTGGCCCTGGAAGTGATCATCCGCAACAATCGAGAACTGATTCGCGGCGTCGACCGAGCCATCCACGTGACCGTGTCGGCGCTGACCGTGGCCGTGGCCGTGGCACTGGCGCTGGCCAACCAGCGCCTGGTCCTCGACCGAGTCGAGTCGCTCAATACCACCACCTCGGAGATGATTGCCGGAACGGCGAGGACGCTGCGTCAGCAGGGGGTGGAGATCCAGACTCGTGCCGCCTCGGCGCAGCTCGACATGCAGGCGCTGGAGCAGGCCTTCGACGACGTGCTAGGCGCGATCGACGACCTGTCTCACTATCGCCAGGAAGCGCTGCCCCAGCTCGATGCCCAGATCGACCGCTTGGCGCAACTGGCGCGCCGCGGCGGCAACGCCATCGACAGGCTGCAGCGTGGCAATGAGATCCAGTCATCCGATTCGGAAGAGAAGG